Proteins encoded in a region of the Triplophysa dalaica isolate WHDGS20190420 chromosome 10, ASM1584641v1, whole genome shotgun sequence genome:
- the LOC130430268 gene encoding uncharacterized protein LOC130430268 yields MRLYTSKRMDFNFAFTSLMLLMNIEDILTLESLYVTCEHKYICALRENDVTLRCSYTNRDIKTMFWFSHKQRATWREKDEPEDLTLDSDYSGRVKQSSTYYPSELTITDVRERDSGEYQLMFIMKDGVKHISSVTVNLTVTVLQVKLNRTGVINQREYLTCDTSCPLTSRPQYVYWKKDGQYINLVSVEPAAYSCDYSRDFKISSVPVCLSNSGCWDVTYKSRRVCALVGSTVDIHSSYSHPTGYTVVNTSWHLSNFKFVDLREEQQFVGRVEYVGNTLRIKDVKMSDSGGYRFRLITDRLDGTFSGTPGVILTVTDTKVTSSLDPVTEGENVILSCSTKCTLDNNITFLWYKNGKPVKMDSSYPTSCT; encoded by the exons atgagatTATACACTAGTAAAAGAATGGACTTTAACTTTGCATTCACATCACTGATGCTACTGATGAACATTGAGG acATTCTAACATTGGAGAGCTTATATGTAACCTGTGAACACAAGTACATATGTGCTTTGAGGGAGAACGATGTGACACTGAGGTGTTCTTATACAAACAGAGACATCAAAACTATGTTCTGGTTCAGCCACAAACAGAGAGCAACCTGGAGAGAAAAGGATGAACCTGAAGATTTGACTTTAGATTCAGACTACTCAGGACGAGTGAAACAGAGCTCCACTTACTACCCATCAGAACTCACAATAAcagatgtgagagagagagactctggAGAATATCAGCTCATGTTCATTATGAAGGATGGAGTTAAACACATCAGCTCAGTCACAGTCAATCTAACAGTCACAG TCCTACAGGTGAAGTTAAACCGAACAGGGGTGATAAACCAGAGAGAATATCTGACCTGTGACACTTCCTGCCCTTTGACCTCAAGGCCTCAGTATGTCTACTGGAAAAAAGATGGACAATATATTAATTTAGTTTCAGTTGAACCTGCTGCCTACTCTTGTGATTACTCTCGAGATTTTAAAATCTCTTCTGTacctgtgt GTTTGTCTAACAGCGGCTGTTGGGATGTGACTTACAAATCTAGAAGAGTTTGTGCTTTAGTGGGATCAACAGTAGATATTCACTCTTCATATTCACATCCCACTGGATATACAGTAGTGAACACAAGCTGGCATTTGTCAAACTTTAAATTTGTGGATCTGCGTGAGGAGCAGCAGTTTGTTGGTCGTGTGGAGTATGTGGGGAACACACTGAGAATCAAAGACGTCAAGATGAGCGACTCTGGAGGATATCGATTCAGATTGATCACGGACAGATTAGATGGCACATTTTCTGGTACACCTGGAGTCATTCTTACTGTTACAG ATACGAAAGTGACAAGCAGTCTAGACCCTGTGACAGAAGGAGAGAATGTGATATTAAGCTGTTCAACCAAATGCACTCTGGATAACAACATTACATTCTTGTGGTACAAGAATGGAAAGCCGGTAAAGATGGATTCAAGCTATCCAACAAGCTGTACCTGA
- the LOC130430671 gene encoding extracellular serine/threonine protein kinase FAM20C-like produces the protein MNDADKVRFLDAPISQGGLFGDTVESFAQQFSAVKEQTEAISHILPRRESTAPRPSTSRAPPAPRQPRASSNPTPVKAHPQAAPRKRTPKDRDEETDVNLYYFSDFERHNAEISAFHLDRILGFRRIPPVVGRLVNIIKEIKDITTDHKLVKTFYTSPAGNWCFHGQCSYYCSPEHAICGRPHMIEGSMAAMLPDLSLATRRSWRSPWKRSYSRSKLAMWETDSNYCDSVKTTPPYDQGTRLVDLIDMSILDFLMSNMDRHHYETFEKFGNDTFLIHLDNGRAFGRYSKDEPSILAPLEQCCRVRRSTLLRLRLLSLPQYRLSDVIRASLSQDPLASVAPLLTEPHLSALDRRLATVIQTIHDCLQQHQWDSDVIYDDITDYNG, from the exons ATGAATGACGCCGACAAAGTAcgctttctcgacgcacccatctcgcagggtgggctgttcgGGGACACCGTCGAGAGCTTCGCACAGCAGTTCTCGGCGGTCAAGGAGCAGACTGAGGCGATAAGCCACATTCTACCGCGCCGTGAATCGACGGCCCCCCGGCCTTCGACTTCCCGCGCACCTCCTGCTCCCCGACAGCCCAGGGCCTCTTCGAACCCGACACCGGTTAAGGCGCACCCCCAGGCTGCACCCCGGAAGAGGACTCCGAAG GATCGCGATGAGGAGACCGATGTGAATCTGTACTACTTCTCTGACTTTGAGAGGCACAATGCAGAGATCTCAGCGTTCCACCTGGACAG GATACTGGGATTCAGAAGAATCCCTCCGGTGGTCGGAAGACTTGTCAATATAATTAAAGAGATCAAAGACATCACCACAGATCATAAACTCGTCAAAACTTTCTATACTTCCCCAG ctGGAAATTGGTGTTTTCATGGCCAGTGTTCTTATTATTGTTCTCCGGAGCATGCCATCTGTGGGCGTCCACACATGATAGAGGGCTCTATGGCCGCTATGTTGCCAGACCTGTCTTTGGCAACTCGCCGCTCCTGGCGGAGCCCGTGGAAACGGTCCTACAGCCGGAGCAAGCTGGCAAT GTGGGAGACGGACTCCAACTACTGTGATTCAGTGAAAACAACTCCTCCATATGATCAAGGCACACGATTGGTGGATCTGATAGACATGAGCATTCTTGATTTTCTCATGA GTAACATGGATAGACATCACTATGAAACATTTGAGAAGTTTGGCAATGACACATTTCTTATACACTTAGACAACGGAAGAGC gtttgGACGTTATTCTAAAGATGAACCCTCTATACTGGCTCCCCTTGAGCAATGTTGCAG GGTTCGTCGTTCGACCTTGCTTCGTTTACGTCTGCTCTCTCTCCCCCAGTATCGCTTGAGTGACGTCATCCGTGCTTCTTTGTCTCAAGATCCCCTTGCATCCGTGGCCCCACTCCTCACTGAGCCACATCTATCTGCTCTCGACCGTCGCCTAGCAACAGTCATTCAAACCATTCATGACTGTTTACAGCAGCATCAATGGGACAGTGACGTTATATATGATGACATCACCGATTACAATGGCTAA